ATGCCTACAAATTGTCTGCGCTGTTATGGAAACAACttaaaatgcttttgagagtcagaaaagcaaatcaaaaGTTTGTCGAcctgtcaaccagaccgtactcgcgccttTTGACGACTCATTCGCCATTTCATGGTTACGTCTCAGgggcggattcaggattttcgAATGGGGgttccgtgacgtcacaaaggttAGGATCAGCCACGTctccagatataaattagaagaaaaagaagaagagaagaagaagaagaagaagaagaagaagaagagaagaagaagaagaagaagaagaagagaagaagaaggagaagaagaagaagaagaagaagaagaagaagaagaagaagaagaagaagaagaagaagaagaagagaagaagaagaagaagaagaagaagaagagaagaagaagaagaagaagaagagaagaagacgaagaagaagacgaagaagaagacgaagaagaagaagaagaagaagaagaagaagaagaagaagaagaagaagaagagaagaagaagaagaagaagagaagaagaagaagaagaagaagagaagaagaagaagaagaagaagaagaagagaagaagaagaagaagaagaagagaagaagacgaagaagaagacgaagaagaagacgaagaagaagacgaagaagaagacgaagaagaagaagaagaagaagaagaagaagaagaagaagaagaagaagagaagaagaagaagaagaagaagaagaagaagacgaagaagaagaaaagaagacaaaatccatCAAAAATTCCGAAATTGACGAGCGTTTTTCTaattctgaagacaagctgagatcaattcagaagtagtcaagcgtagttgaaACTTGTAAGCTTTTCTATCtctcgttttcaagatatttagccgcgttttaaggtgatttctggAGAACTAAAatctgaccacgcccacacaaacTTGTTAATCTCTACATACATCCCTACATGTCGTAATTTGATACGTTTAGCGTTTAacgttttgttgtttttcgcGCGCAAGAGATCACGCTAGCTAGCAAAATCCtgttcgaacgaattcgtctgaatgggatttcgacattttcgaccgatccagagctgtttcaaagtactgaatgagttgcttctattgtgaaaagtagtgccatTGCCTTTTCcgcatcggcagacgtaagacgcagtggcggatctagaggggTTTCCGGAGGTTCCGTGGAACCCTCTAAAAaatttgtgacgtcatcacacgGAGATAACCGTGTATCAGCAGTGCTTGTTATTTCCTGACGTGACTCGCAGCTCACGTTTTAGTTTAGAGTAACTTCACACGGAAGCTCAGCACAGATTATGAACTTTCGACGTAAGTCCATCATCgtcggacagtacgagtgagtcgtacggtactcctactctttctacattaatttatggtaacttgttttcaatctcagttgttctccaacatgtttcatttacttccatgcgatgataatgtttcaaagtagttattttctatttcatgaaaatatactcccacctttgatggtcacaacaGTCACAATTTCACGAAACCATATATGTCTATAGAAGCTTTCTTCGGTAAGAAAAGAAATAGcggtaacatttgcctgtctagcgaAAGACATGTATAGGCTTGCAAGATCAATTCAAACTCTCcagtactgtagattcattaacgtatacttccgttctatggttagcctcgtaccagaccctctcgcgcgtcgtgcccggttcccgtacgggaaccgggcacgacgcgcgagagggtctggtacgaggctattcTATGgtataggtaattaaatagctaatttatatctggagACGTGGCTGATCCTaacctttgtgacgtcacggaacCCCCATTcgaaaatcctgaatccgcccCTGAGACGTAACCATGAAATGGCGAATGAGTCGTCAAaaggcgcgagtacggtctggttgacaggTCGACAAACttttgatttgcttttctgactctcaaaagcattttaaGTTGTTTCCATAACAGCGCAGACAATTTGTAGGCATAGTAGATGACGTATAATGTCAAAATTTTACCATGGCGAACTCGTCTTGGGTTTTACGAGTTCTAGAATTCTAGGTCGTTTctgaaaacgactagactttgcagactgtgAAAAAGTAagcgaaatgtgtatgtattcCATTCAGAAAGTCTAGCGTCTCAACTTAAGacgaaaaacatgaaaatcccATTGGGACGAAAGATTCTTCCCAGTCTCATTCGAACAAAAGAATCCcagtaaaaagatgaacaggctcgctctgccaaaagatcctggTGAGAACactgatgtcatgtcacctattatttcaaggtgcacacagtgaactgtggtgccgtcgaaagcaaaaaccggcggctgtccaatatttgatgggcgtgtccgaCGTACAGGAAAAGcagcggaagttctattttgtcactgtcaacagcaatacgccaagtgatcaagTCGAATTTAGCACgtcgtgttaccgtgtgactactctctacattcatgtcttagatacaagaaatcttcgtcTGCTTTCCGTACGCCAGTGTCCGCTAGTGGGgagtgtccgataattgataTCTAGCTCTACAGTCTAATCACCAGTGAAGTGTAACAACAGACTAATTAGATTGAAAtgtctacatatatatatatatatatattgttcaAATCAACTCATCTCCAAATGCTCGTAGGTTTCATTTGAGGCGATGCTCGACCAGAGATGACGTCTATTACTAGTTTATATCAATGAGCACCTATCTCATTAGCATTCGTGACTCGGGCTTAGATTTGAGagtgagacagacacacgatAATCGGATACGAACAAGCACGGGAGTAGAAGAACGAGACTAGGTTTGTGCTATACTTGCGTCCAGAGCGCGGCCAAACGTATTTCTCGAAGTGCCCGTGGTCGTATAGGGTAATCATGCGCTTTGGAGTGTCACAGTACAATCCTCGCTCTCGTCCCTTAAAAGAAGACACCAACTCGAGGTAAGAAGTAGTGTACTAGCATAGAGTAAACAAAACTGAGACGCAAGCTATAGCCTATGGGCGCGTTGTCTGATAGGCACGCTtctcttccaacctctaccagcgCAGGAGCTGGTAGAGGCTGGAAGAGGAGCGTGCTCTTCCAACGAGCAGCAGAGTCGGTAGAATTGGCTCTTTCGACTATAGCGGCAGAACTGTAgtagttggaagaggggcgtgcacaCGAAAACCCAATCGAACACGCCCATAGtttcacgtagccagaccttagcTATAGTAgctaaagtgcgttcacgcattagagagactggtggaatgtggccatttgcgcGACAAAGATGTTGCCCTCTGGGcagatattggtatcaatcgaaagcgcttcacttgccggatctaattacactcaccgttgggctacagagacgtaactgaagttaatagagccaatttcctgtattttaatgagttagggGGCGGAGAAAGGCGGGTCTAAGGCGGGATTTgggttaattgcataaagctaagtacataattgttatagctagcaggctgttaacagtaacccaacacagtaaacttcccAGTTGGGGTGTCAGTTAGCAAGGAAAGAGTGCGTCTAGGATCCGTTTGCTACTCTTCATCCTtgaactttcagtttcagacgacgacgaatcttctgattcaaaaccaacttcgaattcaatgaccatctgctctacaacgtcgtctaacaccatgtattgtcctgtaatgcttctccaccttctcacgtacgtgcctcacgtagtttgcccacttttccacagtaatgtttgctagaccttctctacacagacgcttgatgttttccatcgtaaacccaccaatccctgtgttgtgctgtgcagcataactGTAGGTCAGAGGAAGCAGGAAGGTCAAAGTCctcatagtgatgtcatcaacgctcaagaatgcactaaatggctggtcagtttggttctgatatggtcaaattagtcaagttctcgtggtttccagacgcttctctgagccagaagtgaatgagtgtatgtatctggtacTTAAAAGCTGTTTCTaaaagaggcaactgacacatacaaccagtgagcgcatagaaacatccaggtctgttgtcatgtcgtatagcaaaagtacaatttttagtatatcattgcatcatgaagcaaaccgcgtttcaagccagcgaggcagccagaggcaacacgttcatacgtacactttcacgtaacaatatagttacctaatttgtcattgacaccataCGCTCTGAAACATAGATGCTAATTGccttctgtgacaacataacatccgtttacacaagcactacgccacgccttagggtgtaccctacattccaccagtcgctctaattcgtgaacgcactttagttCACCATACTTTCGGCGATAAAGGCCCTCTAAAGGGTTGGGTAAAATGCCAattcttgttctgcgctcCGCAAGATTTGTTGGGGAGATACCTGCCAAGAGGTGTAAGGTCTATCGCGCATTCCGCTCCAGCCGCGCGAGTTTTGGATTAGGGTCAGTTACTGTACAAcgtgcagtacagtacatgtaacAGGTATGTGTGCTCGCGTACGGACGTCCTACAAATCAGAGATTCGTTTGTCGACCCTGTGAACCTTGAACTACC
The sequence above is drawn from the Corticium candelabrum chromosome 8, ooCorCand1.1, whole genome shotgun sequence genome and encodes:
- the LOC134182962 gene encoding uncharacterized protein LOC134182962, producing the protein MTSVFSPGSFGRASLFIFLLGFFCSNETGKNLSSQWDFHSQKSKSKVCRPVNQTVLAPFDDSFAISWLRLRGGFRIFEWGFRDVTKVRISHVSRYKLEEKEEEKKKKKKKKKKRRRRRRRRREEEGEEEEEEEEEEEEEEEEEEEEEEKKKKKKKKKRRRRRRRREEDEEEDEEEDEEEEEEEEEEEEEEEEEEKKKKKKRRRRRRRREEEEEEEEEEKKKKKKKRRRRRRRRRRRRRRRRRRRRRRRRRRRRRRRRRRRREEEEEEEEEEDEEEEKKTKSIKNSEIDERFSNSEDKLRSIQK